The following coding sequences lie in one Sulfuricella sp. genomic window:
- a CDS encoding ATP-dependent DNA helicase, whose protein sequence is MPDLDLIFSDDGPLAKAAEGYRLRPQQLEMAHAIAGAIEKHEVLVAEAGTGTGKTFAYLIPALLSGGKVIVSTGTKTLQDQLFNRDIPAVRAALQVPVTVAMLKGRANYVCHYHLERARNEGRFFNREDVKYLPLIERYAKISSDGDKSGLGAVPEDAGIWPFVTSSRDNCLGQECAYHKDCFVLEARRRAQAADVVVVNHHLFFADVMLRDEGLAELLPASNTVIFDEAHQLPETASLFFGDSLSTSQILELARDSLGEALTSAKDFTALPDATAALEKAARDLRLVFSQDTGRMPMQRAQALPAFNEALAGVNKQLAELVKLLESQAERSEGLGNCWQRGQELAGKLRHWQDESGLDFVRWVEVFSHALQLNATPLSIAEIFSKQLAGQARAWIFTSATLAVKRDFGHYQGQMGLLEAATGYWESPFDYEKQAILYAPQAMPDPNSGDYTESVVEAALPVIRASGGRAFLLCTSLRAMRLAHGLLKEAFAKEGLDFPLLLQGEGSRTELLERFRKLGNAVLVASQSFWEGVDVRGSALSLVIIDKLPFSPPDDPVLAARIEKINREGRNAFMEYQLPHAVITLKQGAGRLIRDETDRGVLMICDPRMLTKSYGKRIWQSLPPMKRSRELKDVEAFFAQK, encoded by the coding sequence ATGCCCGATCTGGATCTGATTTTTTCTGATGATGGACCCCTTGCCAAGGCAGCGGAGGGCTACCGCCTGCGTCCGCAGCAGCTGGAAATGGCCCACGCCATTGCCGGGGCGATCGAGAAGCATGAGGTTCTGGTGGCCGAGGCCGGGACGGGGACGGGTAAAACCTTTGCCTACCTGATCCCGGCGCTGCTTTCCGGCGGCAAGGTGATCGTTTCCACCGGCACCAAGACCCTGCAAGACCAGCTTTTCAACCGCGACATTCCGGCCGTGCGCGCCGCGCTTCAGGTGCCGGTCACGGTGGCGATGCTCAAGGGGCGCGCCAATTATGTCTGTCATTACCACCTTGAACGGGCGCGCAATGAGGGGCGCTTTTTCAATCGTGAGGATGTCAAATACCTGCCGCTGATCGAACGTTACGCCAAGATCAGCAGCGACGGCGATAAAAGCGGTTTGGGCGCGGTGCCTGAAGATGCCGGCATCTGGCCTTTCGTCACTTCTTCGCGCGACAACTGCCTGGGGCAGGAATGTGCTTATCACAAGGACTGTTTTGTGCTGGAGGCACGCCGCAGGGCTCAGGCCGCGGACGTGGTGGTGGTCAACCATCACCTGTTTTTTGCCGACGTGATGCTGCGCGACGAGGGGCTGGCGGAGCTGTTGCCGGCCAGCAACACCGTGATTTTTGACGAGGCTCACCAGTTGCCGGAAACAGCCAGCCTGTTTTTCGGCGATAGCTTGAGCACCAGCCAGATACTGGAACTGGCGCGCGATAGCCTGGGCGAGGCGCTGACCTCGGCGAAAGATTTTACCGCTTTGCCTGATGCGACAGCGGCGCTGGAAAAAGCCGCGCGCGACTTGCGCCTGGTGTTTTCACAGGATACCGGCCGCATGCCGATGCAGCGCGCGCAAGCGTTGCCCGCTTTCAACGAAGCCCTGGCCGGGGTGAACAAGCAACTCGCCGAACTGGTCAAATTGCTGGAATCGCAGGCCGAGCGCAGCGAAGGCCTGGGCAATTGCTGGCAAAGAGGGCAGGAACTGGCTGGCAAACTCCGTCACTGGCAGGACGAGTCCGGGCTGGATTTCGTGCGCTGGGTGGAGGTGTTCAGCCATGCGCTGCAACTGAATGCCACGCCACTTTCGATTGCGGAAATTTTCAGCAAACAGCTGGCGGGGCAGGCGCGCGCCTGGATTTTTACTTCCGCCACATTGGCCGTAAAAAGGGATTTCGGCCATTATCAGGGGCAAATGGGGCTGCTGGAAGCGGCCACCGGATACTGGGAAAGTCCGTTCGATTACGAAAAACAGGCCATCCTCTACGCACCACAGGCCATGCCGGACCCCAATAGCGGCGACTATACCGAATCCGTCGTAGAGGCGGCATTGCCGGTGATCCGGGCCAGCGGCGGACGGGCATTTCTGCTCTGCACCAGCTTGCGCGCCATGCGGCTGGCGCATGGCCTGCTCAAGGAGGCGTTTGCCAAGGAAGGGCTGGATTTCCCTCTGCTGCTGCAGGGCGAGGGCTCACGCACCGAATTGCTGGAGCGTTTTCGCAAGCTGGGCAATGCGGTGCTGGTGGCCAGCCAGAGCTTCTGGGAGGGGGTGGATGTGCGCGGCTCGGCGCTGTCGCTGGTGATCATCGACAAGCTGCCATTCTCGCCGCCGGATGATCCGGTTCTGGCGGCACGCATCGAGAAAATCAACCGCGAGGGGCGCAACGCCTTCATGGAATACCAGCTGCCGCATGCGGTCATCACCCTGAAACAGGGGGCAGGGCGCCTGATCCGGGATGAGACCGATCGCGGCGTGCTGATGATCTGCGACCCGCGCATGCTGACCAAGTCCTATGGCAAGCGCATCTGGCAAAGCCTGCCGCCGATGAAGCGTTCGCGGGAACTGAAGGACGTGGAAGCGTTCTTTGCCCAGAAATGA
- a CDS encoding HIRAN domain-containing protein — MKRIWVKCGLFLLLAGAGNAWAQQPEAEAKVYLQSSRLAGFKYYEGRKLWPQLKTGDELKLVREADNPHDGNAIGVEWQGHKLGHVPRTDNAALARFMDHGQHLEARITALPKEKRRGRWIEFEVYMAH, encoded by the coding sequence ATGAAGCGGATTTGGGTAAAATGCGGCCTGTTTCTGCTGCTTGCCGGTGCGGGAAATGCCTGGGCACAGCAGCCTGAAGCAGAAGCGAAGGTTTACCTGCAAAGCTCGCGCCTGGCCGGTTTCAAGTACTACGAGGGGCGCAAGTTGTGGCCGCAGCTGAAGACGGGCGATGAGCTGAAGCTGGTGCGCGAGGCCGATAATCCCCATGATGGCAATGCCATCGGCGTGGAGTGGCAGGGCCACAAGCTGGGGCATGTGCCGCGCACGGACAACGCCGCGCTGGCGCGCTTCATGGATCATGGGCAGCATCTGGAAGCGCGTATTACTGCACTGCCGAAAGAGAAGCGGCGCGGACGCTGGATTGAATTCGAAGTTTACATGGCGCATTGA
- the tsaB gene encoding tRNA (adenosine(37)-N6)-threonylcarbamoyltransferase complex dimerization subunit type 1 TsaB: MKLLALDTSTENCSVALWLDGEVLSRQELAGQRHSDLILPMLEEVLGEAGVTLKSLDGIAFGEGPGSFTGLRIGCGVAQGLALGADLPVLGISTLLALAEAAPGDRVLACLDARIGEIYHAAYEKRHAAWLTVSEPSLCFAKDAPALPGTGWIGAGSGFAAYAEALQLRYAGQVLSSDGSVYPQAREMVKLAAPLFGQGLGRDAALAAPLYIRNKVALKTAERK, from the coding sequence ATGAAGCTGCTTGCACTCGATACCTCTACCGAAAATTGCTCTGTCGCCCTGTGGCTGGACGGGGAGGTGCTTTCGCGCCAGGAACTGGCCGGTCAGCGCCATTCGGACCTGATTTTGCCGATGCTGGAAGAGGTGCTGGGCGAGGCGGGAGTCACACTCAAATCACTGGATGGCATCGCCTTTGGCGAGGGGCCGGGCTCCTTTACCGGCTTGCGCATTGGTTGCGGCGTGGCGCAGGGGCTGGCTTTGGGGGCAGACCTGCCGGTTCTGGGAATATCCACCCTGCTGGCTCTGGCGGAGGCCGCGCCGGGCGACCGGGTGCTTGCCTGCCTCGATGCCCGGATCGGCGAGATCTATCATGCGGCGTATGAAAAGCGGCATGCTGCATGGCTGACCGTCAGCGAGCCCAGCTTATGCTTTGCCAAGGATGCGCCCGCACTTCCCGGTACAGGATGGATTGGAGCCGGAAGCGGCTTTGCTGCTTATGCGGAGGCGTTGCAGCTACGCTATGCGGGACAAGTGCTTTCCTCGGATGGCAGCGTCTATCCCCAGGCGCGCGAGATGGTGAAGCTGGCCGCGCCCCTGTTCGGACAGGGGCTTGGAAGGGATGCCGCACTGGCGGCACCGCTCTATATTCGCAACAAGGTCGCGCTGAAAACGGCAGAGAGAAAATGA
- the rimI gene encoding ribosomal protein S18-alanine N-acetyltransferase — protein MNAQLNNYQRPVLRPMQAGDVTAVLSVEQKIYQFPWTLGNFTDSLSAGYSCWVYDFCDHPIGYAILMIAAGEAHLLNLGIAHDWQSQGLGRKFLRHLIDIARQDKADMMFLEVRPSNRKAIELYLSEGFNEIGLRRNYYPAANGREDAIVMGSSL, from the coding sequence ATGAACGCGCAACTCAATAATTACCAAAGACCCGTGCTCAGGCCCATGCAAGCGGGTGATGTGACGGCAGTGCTGTCTGTCGAGCAGAAGATTTACCAATTCCCCTGGACCCTGGGTAATTTCACGGACTCTCTCAGCGCTGGCTACAGTTGCTGGGTCTATGATTTTTGCGACCACCCGATCGGTTACGCCATTCTGATGATTGCCGCGGGCGAGGCGCATTTGCTCAATCTGGGCATTGCTCACGATTGGCAGAGCCAGGGCCTGGGACGCAAATTCCTGCGGCATCTGATTGACATCGCGCGGCAAGACAAGGCGGACATGATGTTTCTTGAAGTGCGCCCTTCCAACCGGAAGGCCATTGAGCTCTATCTCAGCGAGGGTTTCAATGAAATCGGCTTGCGCCGCAACTACTATCCGGCCGCCAATGGCCGCGAGGATGCCATCGTGATGGGGTCTTCCCTGTAA
- a CDS encoding uracil-DNA glycosylase translates to MPRQDVLQELNLWPVWRLRASGTATSLGETPALECALPNPHEDCRPGFSPTPRAEARPTGPDATGRREAILSMEWNELKLAVSACTACRLHESRTQTVFGTGDEQAGWLLVGEGPGAEEDKLGEPFVGQAGKLLDNMLAAISLKRGRNVYIANTVKCRPPENRNPQPDEVAACEPYLTRQIALIRPRLIVALGKVAAQRLLETDRTIASLRGKLHQAEGIPLIVTYHPAYLLRSLQDKSKAWEDLCFAVRTMQGLQNTAQDVSG, encoded by the coding sequence ATGCCGCGCCAGGATGTGCTCCAGGAGCTGAATCTGTGGCCGGTGTGGCGGTTGCGCGCTAGCGGTACGGCCACGTCCTTGGGGGAAACGCCCGCTCTGGAATGTGCCTTGCCAAACCCGCATGAAGATTGCAGGCCGGGCTTCAGCCCGACGCCTCGGGCTGAAGCCCGACCTACAGGACCGGACGCCACGGGCCGGCGCGAAGCCATCCTGTCCATGGAATGGAACGAACTCAAGCTGGCCGTCTCTGCTTGCACGGCCTGCCGTCTGCATGAATCCCGCACTCAGACGGTTTTCGGCACCGGCGACGAGCAGGCCGGCTGGCTGCTGGTGGGGGAGGGGCCGGGCGCGGAAGAGGACAAGCTGGGTGAGCCCTTTGTCGGGCAGGCCGGCAAGCTGCTCGACAACATGCTGGCGGCCATCAGCCTGAAGCGTGGCCGCAATGTGTATATTGCCAATACCGTCAAATGCCGTCCACCCGAAAATCGCAATCCGCAGCCGGATGAAGTGGCTGCGTGCGAGCCTTACCTGACCCGCCAGATCGCGTTGATCCGCCCCAGGCTGATTGTCGCGCTCGGCAAGGTGGCGGCGCAACGGTTGCTGGAAACGGACCGTACCATCGCCAGCCTGCGCGGAAAACTGCACCAGGCAGAGGGCATTCCGCTGATCGTGACCTATCACCCCGCCTATCTGCTGCGCAGCCTGCAGGACAAGTCAAAAGCCTGGGAGGATTTGTGCTTCGCCGTGCGCACCATGCAGGGCTTGCAAAACACGGCTCAGGATGTTTCCGGCTGA
- the lplT gene encoding lysophospholipid transporter LplT, which yields MKFGFYIILTAQFLSALADNALLFSAIAMLKELSAPDWHIPVLQQFFVVSYILLAPFVGAFADAIPKGRVMFISNSIKFAGCLAMLFGLHPLYAYGIVGLGAAAYSPAKYGILTEYLPPSKLVVANSWMEGATVAAIVLGAIIGGILLNPSLSASLLSKWQLAGSISVSTFAVIAVTLLYVSAAVFNLFIPHVAIDHKLPKKNPLYVLHDFWHSFVLLWRDPQGQISLAVTTLFWGAGATLRLVVLTWAGLILKFDIERATQLTAVVAVGIAVGAVVAGKFVTLEKSVKILPAGILMGFTVMSMVLVDDWRIAIALLFVIGALGGFFVVPMNALLQHRGHLLMGAGHSIAVQNFNENISILLLLGGYAMMIKSGLHINTITIIFGAFVSLSMWLIYYRYQRVIASS from the coding sequence ATGAAATTCGGCTTCTACATCATCCTCACGGCGCAATTCTTGTCGGCTCTGGCCGACAATGCCCTGCTCTTTTCCGCCATTGCGATGCTGAAGGAGCTCAGTGCCCCGGACTGGCATATTCCGGTGTTGCAGCAATTCTTCGTCGTATCCTATATCCTGCTTGCCCCCTTTGTCGGCGCCTTTGCCGATGCCATCCCCAAGGGCCGGGTCATGTTCATCAGCAACAGCATCAAGTTTGCCGGCTGTCTGGCCATGCTATTCGGCTTGCACCCGCTCTACGCCTACGGCATCGTGGGCCTGGGCGCGGCAGCTTACTCCCCGGCAAAATACGGCATCCTTACCGAATATCTGCCGCCGTCCAAACTGGTGGTCGCGAATAGCTGGATGGAGGGTGCCACGGTGGCAGCCATCGTGCTGGGCGCCATCATTGGCGGCATTCTCCTGAATCCTTCGCTGTCCGCTTCTCTGCTCTCCAAATGGCAACTGGCAGGCAGCATCAGCGTATCCACATTTGCGGTCATCGCCGTGACGCTGCTGTATGTCAGTGCCGCGGTATTCAACCTGTTCATTCCGCATGTTGCGATTGATCACAAATTACCCAAAAAGAACCCCCTGTACGTACTGCATGATTTCTGGCATTCCTTTGTCCTGCTGTGGCGCGACCCGCAGGGCCAGATTTCGCTGGCCGTTACTACCCTGTTCTGGGGCGCCGGTGCCACGCTGCGTCTGGTGGTGCTGACCTGGGCAGGCCTGATTCTGAAATTCGACATCGAAAGGGCTACCCAGCTGACCGCCGTGGTGGCAGTGGGAATTGCTGTGGGTGCGGTTGTGGCAGGAAAATTCGTCACCCTGGAAAAATCCGTCAAGATACTCCCGGCCGGGATACTGATGGGCTTCACCGTCATGTCCATGGTTCTGGTCGACGACTGGCGCATAGCGATCGCGCTGCTGTTCGTGATCGGCGCGCTGGGCGGGTTCTTCGTGGTACCGATGAACGCCCTGCTGCAACATCGCGGCCATTTGCTGATGGGGGCCGGGCATTCCATTGCAGTGCAGAATTTCAACGAAAACATCAGCATTCTGCTGCTGCTCGGCGGCTATGCGATGATGATCAAGTCGGGCCTGCACATCAACACCATCACCATCATCTTCGGCGCCTTTGTCAGCCTCTCGATGTGGCTGATTTATTACCGCTACCAGCGCGTCATCGCTTCTTCGTAG
- a CDS encoding MBL fold metallo-hydrolase, which translates to MPQPKVVKINERVYALLGPMGQPSAHNQGYMVNSTVIIGDQGVILIDSGASDEVGNHLGKAIAKLTTKPVTHVINTHHHGDHVLGNIVFGKAEIISSEICREMVNKTGDEWVALVESLVGHKLPNTRPVPASVTYAGENTRTERTIQGIRLEFWVPTGSHTAGDMMVYLPEDKVLVGGDILVNHTIPVMREALVKNWVGTLEQVRTFDAKTIVPGHGPLMKQEDVSRLQRQMAAFYAGIEAGYKKGLSDSETRKKLDVREWKKLEGFDANIGGNVSRTYLEVEQASF; encoded by the coding sequence ATGCCGCAGCCTAAAGTGGTCAAAATCAACGAGCGCGTTTATGCCTTGCTCGGACCCATGGGCCAGCCGAGTGCCCACAATCAGGGCTACATGGTGAACAGCACGGTGATTATTGGCGATCAGGGCGTGATCCTGATCGACAGTGGCGCCTCGGATGAAGTCGGGAATCATCTCGGCAAGGCGATTGCGAAATTGACCACAAAACCCGTGACCCACGTCATCAACACCCATCACCACGGCGATCATGTGCTTGGCAATATCGTGTTTGGAAAAGCCGAAATCATCAGTTCGGAAATTTGCCGGGAGATGGTGAACAAGACCGGTGATGAGTGGGTTGCCCTGGTGGAGAGCCTGGTCGGCCACAAACTGCCCAATACCCGGCCTGTGCCTGCCAGCGTGACCTACGCGGGGGAAAACACCCGCACCGAACGGACCATTCAGGGCATCAGGCTGGAGTTCTGGGTGCCCACGGGTTCGCATACAGCGGGCGACATGATGGTTTATCTGCCGGAGGACAAGGTTCTGGTGGGAGGCGACATTCTGGTCAACCACACCATTCCGGTGATGCGTGAAGCCCTGGTGAAAAACTGGGTGGGAACACTGGAACAGGTGCGGACGTTTGATGCAAAAACCATCGTTCCCGGTCATGGCCCCCTGATGAAGCAGGAAGATGTGAGCAGGTTACAGCGCCAGATGGCGGCTTTTTACGCAGGTATTGAAGCTGGCTACAAAAAAGGCCTGAGTGACAGCGAGACGCGCAAGAAACTGGATGTGCGGGAATGGAAAAAACTGGAAGGGTTCGATGCCAACATCGGCGGCAACGTAAGCCGCACCTATCTTGAGGTCGAGCAGGCCAGTTTCTGA
- a CDS encoding glycosyltransferase family 39 protein, with translation MSDSRAYLWLILLIGVLTAYRALVPATTGLLLNVDEAYYWGWAQNLDWGYFSKPPMIAALISLTTGLCGDGVSCVKLGSLLVYPVTTLLIFRTGQVLYDARTGLWAAALFLLMPGVSLSSLIISTDVLLFLFWSLGLLALARALETDAWRHWLLLGLACGLGLMSKYTMALFAPSILIAFLVVPEWRRHLLNSRLWAAALLAVLIFLPNLLWNAMHGWPTLHHTVYISHLDKQTLRWDELGTFLGGQFVVFGPLALVLWLAALRGAVGQSSASFRANRLLAVFSLTFLAVITMQALLGRAHANWAAPSFVAASILLAHWCVSRPRWLLAALIINVMFMFGIYHYERGAHLLGVELSGTTDPFKRVRGWDQLSGQFAQRESEFQGTRLMSEDREVLALLAYHRRIPADGMRSWNPEGQIRHQYDLFYSLSAKDIGTDLLYVTGNNSIDEVASHFAESRRLAPLEFAVHPDWIRHYEVYLLRGFKG, from the coding sequence ATGTCCGATTCACGCGCCTATCTGTGGCTGATCCTGCTGATCGGTGTGCTGACTGCCTATCGCGCGCTGGTGCCGGCAACGACCGGCCTGTTGCTGAATGTCGATGAGGCCTATTACTGGGGGTGGGCGCAAAACCTTGACTGGGGCTATTTCTCCAAGCCCCCGATGATCGCCGCGCTGATTTCCCTGACTACCGGGCTGTGCGGTGATGGGGTGTCCTGCGTCAAACTGGGCTCGCTGCTGGTCTATCCCGTTACAACCCTGCTCATCTTCCGCACCGGGCAGGTGCTGTACGATGCGCGCACCGGCTTATGGGCCGCCGCGCTGTTCCTGCTGATGCCAGGCGTGTCCTTGTCCAGTCTGATCATTTCCACCGATGTCCTGTTGTTTTTGTTTTGGTCGCTCGGCCTGCTGGCGCTCGCCCGCGCGCTTGAAACGGATGCCTGGCGGCACTGGTTGCTGCTCGGCCTGGCTTGCGGATTGGGCCTGATGAGCAAGTACACGATGGCGTTGTTTGCCCCGTCCATATTGATTGCTTTCCTGGTGGTGCCGGAGTGGCGCCGCCATTTGCTGAATTCGCGTTTATGGGCGGCCGCCCTGCTGGCGGTGCTGATCTTCCTGCCCAACCTGCTGTGGAATGCCATGCACGGCTGGCCGACACTGCATCATACGGTGTACATCTCCCATCTGGACAAACAGACGCTGCGCTGGGATGAACTTGGCACATTCCTTGGCGGGCAGTTCGTTGTGTTCGGTCCGCTTGCCCTGGTGCTGTGGCTGGCGGCCTTGCGCGGTGCGGTCGGCCAAAGCTCGGCCAGTTTCCGGGCCAATCGTTTGCTGGCGGTATTTTCCCTGACCTTCCTCGCCGTGATCACCATGCAAGCCTTGCTGGGCCGGGCGCATGCCAACTGGGCGGCGCCAAGCTTTGTCGCGGCCAGCATACTGCTTGCGCATTGGTGCGTTTCACGGCCACGCTGGCTGCTGGCTGCATTGATTATCAATGTCATGTTCATGTTCGGTATTTATCATTACGAGCGTGGGGCGCATCTTCTTGGCGTTGAACTGAGCGGCACGACGGACCCGTTCAAACGGGTGCGCGGATGGGACCAGCTAAGCGGGCAGTTTGCCCAGCGCGAGAGTGAGTTTCAAGGGACGCGGCTGATGAGCGAGGACCGCGAGGTACTGGCGCTGCTGGCCTACCATCGCCGCATCCCGGCCGATGGGATGCGGAGCTGGAATCCGGAAGGACAGATTCGCCATCAGTATGATCTTTTCTACAGCCTTTCCGCAAAGGATATCGGCACCGATTTGCTGTATGTGACCGGGAATAATTCAATAGACGAAGTGGCATCGCATTTTGCCGAATCCCGCCGTCTCGCACCGCTCGAATTTGCCGTGCATCCGGACTGGATACGCCATTACGAGGTCTACCTGTTGCGGGGTTTCAAGGGGTGA
- a CDS encoding phosphatase PAP2 family protein yields MAYEAGNGFIGNRYPWVRLIYESDRRLASAALLLCLILIAGSFVHAWRGRWPSRGAGVFLLLSLLLGPGLMVNLGLKEHWGRARPTQTADFGGPKIFTPALKPAANCQNNCSFVSGHASVGFWWLALGLAWPAWRMRAMALGLGLGGLFGLARILQGGHFASDVIFSLLVVWGMAELLAWVFRSQAWLPPPQDKQSASFAS; encoded by the coding sequence ATGGCCTACGAAGCCGGCAACGGCTTTATCGGAAACCGTTATCCGTGGGTGCGCCTGATCTATGAATCGGACCGGAGGCTGGCCTCCGCGGCCTTGCTGCTGTGCCTGATCCTGATAGCAGGCAGTTTCGTGCATGCCTGGCGGGGGCGCTGGCCGAGCCGTGGCGCAGGCGTATTCCTGCTGCTGAGCCTGTTGCTCGGACCCGGCCTGATGGTGAACCTGGGACTGAAAGAGCACTGGGGGCGGGCCCGGCCAACACAAACTGCCGACTTTGGCGGCCCAAAGATCTTTACACCAGCCTTGAAGCCGGCTGCAAATTGCCAAAATAACTGCTCTTTTGTCAGCGGTCATGCCTCGGTAGGATTCTGGTGGCTGGCACTCGGCTTGGCCTGGCCCGCCTGGAGAATGCGCGCGATGGCTCTGGGGCTGGGGCTGGGTGGATTGTTTGGGCTGGCTCGTATATTGCAGGGCGGGCATTTTGCCAGCGATGTGATTTTCAGCCTTCTGGTGGTATGGGGTATGGCTGAATTGCTCGCCTGGGTATTTCGCAGCCAGGCCTGGCTGCCACCGCCTCAAGACAAGCAAAGCGCATCCTTTGCATCCTGA
- a CDS encoding phospholipid carrier-dependent glycosyltransferase, which translates to MQYFPSHPLAAQLDALSTWRWRLLLCLLFAMAVGVLSWGIWEPTGLTGKDEYLLGLRTPMEMMEKDVWLVPFLDEMPRVRKPPLLYWLGRASFEMFGPSLFSARIVTVFFAALLVLTATLTAVEISRDRWLGILTGVLLLGMFGLATEARRFMLDVPVATASAFSFFAFLRWWRSARPVWLAVCAAALAAGFLFKGPIVALVCGGGILALWGSGRLSLAALGKKWGGLFLAALLFAALALPWFYYVQNLYPEVMAEAYEKEMEARQLWNLSPKALFSLLLLALPWSFAALVYGWTQRHDKANMRFAVLWLLATLLPFFFILTFERYLIGSLLPLAMICALGMRQGIQLPGWARHLGGGLSLLFALLLTAFAFWFERGGWPWALPVIAYFVWAWWMQRGNELRIAGAMLLWLVIVGVVFPRFGVNDLPRDLPLALQGRHVILFDGPQPAMLPILAQRAFYQTSRLREADLASPAGPASVVLVRAEDELPLRQQASALGFALTSAGSYRTLSSMGSGIRFARQGAGKEDWKRALATRDLGPLQSRVLIFEAVRGQ; encoded by the coding sequence ATGCAATATTTCCCTTCCCACCCCTTGGCCGCGCAGCTGGACGCGCTTTCCACCTGGCGCTGGCGCTTGCTTCTTTGCCTGCTTTTTGCCATGGCGGTGGGCGTGCTCTCATGGGGCATCTGGGAGCCTACCGGGCTGACGGGCAAGGACGAATACCTGCTTGGGCTGCGGACCCCGATGGAAATGATGGAAAAGGACGTGTGGCTGGTGCCATTTCTGGATGAGATGCCTCGCGTGCGCAAGCCTCCCTTGCTCTATTGGCTCGGGCGCGCCAGCTTCGAGATGTTTGGTCCTTCACTTTTTTCAGCGCGCATCGTTACCGTATTTTTTGCCGCCTTGCTTGTTCTGACGGCAACCCTGACCGCCGTGGAAATCAGCCGTGACAGGTGGCTTGGGATATTGACAGGGGTGTTGCTGCTCGGGATGTTTGGCCTGGCGACCGAGGCACGCCGTTTCATGCTGGATGTACCTGTCGCCACGGCAAGCGCATTTTCTTTTTTCGCTTTCCTGCGCTGGTGGCGCAGCGCACGCCCGGTTTGGCTTGCTGTTTGCGCTGCGGCCCTGGCTGCCGGTTTTCTGTTCAAGGGCCCAATTGTGGCACTGGTGTGCGGCGGCGGGATACTTGCCCTGTGGGGGTCCGGAAGGCTGTCCCTGGCTGCCCTGGGTAAAAAATGGGGAGGGCTGTTCCTCGCAGCCCTGTTGTTCGCAGCGCTTGCGCTGCCCTGGTTTTATTACGTCCAGAACCTTTATCCGGAAGTGATGGCCGAGGCCTACGAAAAAGAGATGGAGGCGCGGCAGCTCTGGAACCTTTCCCCGAAAGCCCTTTTCAGCCTGCTCCTGCTTGCGCTGCCGTGGTCTTTTGCCGCTCTCGTTTACGGCTGGACCCAACGCCACGATAAGGCAAATATGCGCTTTGCCGTTTTGTGGCTGCTTGCGACGCTGCTACCGTTTTTTTTCATCCTCACCTTCGAACGTTATCTGATCGGTTCCTTGCTGCCGCTTGCCATGATTTGCGCGCTGGGCATGAGGCAGGGCATTCAATTGCCGGGATGGGCGCGGCATCTCGGAGGGGGGCTTTCATTACTGTTTGCCCTTTTGCTGACTGCGTTCGCATTCTGGTTCGAGCGCGGCGGCTGGCCATGGGCGTTGCCCGTGATCGCCTATTTTGTCTGGGCCTGGTGGATGCAGCGCGGAAATGAGCTTCGCATCGCGGGTGCCATGCTACTTTGGCTGGTGATCGTGGGTGTCGTGTTCCCTCGTTTTGGGGTGAATGACCTGCCTCGCGACTTGCCCCTTGCGCTACAGGGCCGTCATGTGATCCTTTTTGACGGGCCCCAGCCAGCCATGCTGCCAATTCTTGCACAACGTGCCTTTTATCAGACCAGCCGCCTCCGGGAGGCGGATCTGGCTTCGCCCGCTGGGCCCGCAAGCGTTGTTCTGGTACGCGCCGAGGATGAGTTGCCACTTCGCCAGCAAGCATCAGCGCTTGGTTTTGCGCTAACGTCTGCAGGAAGCTACAGGACGCTCAGTTCCATGGGTTCCGGCATCCGTTTTGCGCGCCAGGGGGCAGGCAAGGAAGACTGGAAGAGAGCATTGGCAACACGCGACCTGGGACCCTTGCAATCCCGGGTATTGATATTCGAGGCGGTGCGCGGTCAATGA